A stretch of Schaalia odontolytica DNA encodes these proteins:
- a CDS encoding inorganic diphosphatase, with protein MEFDVTIEIPKGNRNKYEIDHVTGRIRLDRMLFTSTRYPDDYGFIDDTLGEDGDPLDALVLLEEPTFPGCVIRCRALGMFRMRDEKGGDDKVLCVPASDQRASWRTEIDDVSEFHRLEIQHFFEVYKDLEPGKSVEGAHWVGREEAEAEIRRSYERLKEHEGEH; from the coding sequence ATGGAATTTGACGTGACCATCGAGATCCCCAAGGGGAACCGAAACAAGTACGAGATCGACCACGTGACGGGCCGTATCCGCCTGGACCGCATGCTCTTCACCTCCACTCGTTACCCCGATGACTACGGATTCATCGACGACACCCTGGGCGAGGACGGCGACCCGCTGGACGCCCTGGTCCTCCTCGAAGAGCCCACCTTCCCCGGCTGCGTGATCCGCTGCCGCGCGCTCGGCATGTTCCGCATGCGCGACGAAAAGGGCGGCGACGACAAGGTCCTGTGCGTTCCCGCCTCGGACCAGCGCGCCTCCTGGCGTACCGAGATCGACGACGTGTCGGAGTTCCACCGCCTGGAAATCCAGCACTTCTTCGAGGTCTACAAGGACCTCGAGCCCGGCAAGAGCGTCGAGGGCGCCCACTGGGTGGGTCGCGAAGAGGCCGAGGCCGAGATTCGCCGCTCCTACGAGCGCCTGAAGGAGCACGAGGGCGAGCACTGA
- a CDS encoding homoserine O-acetyltransferase, producing the protein MSRHNLPPAPTSGAWREGDPVAFRKFANLGAQRLENGEILPSVTLAYETWGELDEASSNAVLILHALTGDAHVCGEAAPGQPTPGWWEQIVGPGRIIDTDRYFVVAANVLGGCQGSTGPASLAPDGAPWGSRFPVISTRDQVYAESRLADLLGIDEWSIVVGASLGGQRAIEWAVSYPERVRRLVVVASGAQTTADQAAWTHTQIRAIELDPAWRGGDYYAGPGPTAGLALARQIAHTTYRSPSELDERFGRIPQNDEDPLHGGRLAVESYLDYHGEKIVRRFDAGSYVTLCRTMLSHDVGRDRGGVVEALKAVTARTLVVAVDSDRLFFPEQVWQMAAGISGAFYREIHSDHGHDGFLIEHDQLTALLDEFLNERIPSRASSFA; encoded by the coding sequence ATGAGCCGTCACAACCTGCCCCCCGCACCCACGTCCGGCGCGTGGCGCGAGGGCGACCCGGTCGCCTTCCGCAAGTTCGCGAACCTGGGCGCTCAGCGCCTGGAGAACGGCGAGATCCTGCCCTCCGTGACGCTCGCCTACGAGACGTGGGGCGAGCTGGACGAGGCCTCGTCCAACGCGGTCCTCATCCTGCACGCCCTCACCGGCGACGCGCACGTGTGCGGCGAGGCAGCGCCCGGCCAGCCGACCCCCGGCTGGTGGGAGCAGATCGTGGGCCCGGGGCGCATCATCGACACGGACCGCTACTTCGTGGTGGCCGCGAACGTGCTGGGCGGCTGTCAGGGCTCCACGGGCCCGGCGTCGCTCGCTCCCGACGGGGCGCCGTGGGGATCGCGTTTCCCCGTGATCTCCACGCGCGACCAGGTCTACGCCGAGTCCCGCCTGGCCGACCTGCTCGGCATTGACGAGTGGAGCATCGTCGTGGGCGCGTCGCTGGGCGGACAGCGCGCGATCGAGTGGGCGGTCAGCTACCCGGAGCGTGTGCGCCGACTCGTGGTCGTGGCCTCGGGCGCGCAGACGACCGCCGACCAGGCGGCGTGGACGCACACTCAGATCCGCGCGATCGAGCTGGATCCGGCGTGGCGCGGCGGCGACTACTACGCGGGCCCCGGCCCCACCGCCGGGCTCGCGCTCGCCCGCCAGATCGCGCACACGACCTACCGCTCCCCCTCGGAGCTGGACGAGCGCTTCGGCCGCATCCCGCAGAACGACGAGGATCCGCTGCACGGCGGACGCCTGGCGGTGGAGTCCTACCTGGACTATCACGGCGAGAAGATCGTACGCCGCTTCGACGCGGGTTCCTACGTGACGCTGTGCCGCACGATGCTGTCCCACGACGTGGGCCGCGACCGCGGCGGCGTCGTCGAGGCCCTCAAGGCGGTCACCGCGCGCACGCTCGTCGTCGCGGTCGACTCGGATCGTCTGTTCTTCCCCGAGCAGGTCTGGCAGATGGCCGCCGGAATTTCGGGCGCGTTCTACCGCGAGATCCACTCCGATCACGGTCACGACGGCTTCCTCATCGAGCACGACCAGCTGACCGCTCTCCTCGACGAGTTCCTCAACGAGCGCATCCCCTCGCGCGCGTCCTCCTTCGCCTGA
- a CDS encoding NlpC/P60 family protein, giving the protein MRRRGTIRMGLTAIAACALLVLPQMAQAAPSEEEIAAAQAAEEAAKMSVAQIEVKLAEVNASAATAMQNAQIAGEDLNEATIALQEATATANQASADADAAEAAFEEGKQQIASVAQAAYRNGGGTLDALAPYLDSDGLRSVETKQAGISSFSSSAEAKMQNVTALEQVAKVTRDAANTALANQKAATDEVQRRTDAANQAATAAQNEAAIVAAQRGAYVQELATKQNTTVDLINQREAALEAERQEAARVAAEQAAAAAEAQRQADAAAAAERQAAADTAAQASSSYDDDDDSSYSAPSYSAPSYSYEEPSYSAPSYSGGGADTAIATAKSYLGVPYVWGGESYGGVDCSGLTMLAWESAGVDLPHLSRAQYSYGTHVPIGSMEAGDLIFWSSNGTQSGIYHVAIYLGGGQMIEAPTFGVPVRITGIYSWGSIMPYAVRL; this is encoded by the coding sequence ATGAGACGACGCGGAACCATTCGCATGGGCCTGACGGCTATCGCCGCCTGTGCCCTCCTCGTGCTGCCCCAGATGGCGCAAGCTGCCCCCTCTGAGGAGGAGATCGCTGCCGCCCAGGCTGCCGAAGAGGCTGCGAAGATGAGCGTCGCCCAGATCGAGGTCAAGCTCGCCGAAGTCAACGCCAGCGCCGCAACCGCGATGCAGAACGCGCAGATTGCGGGCGAAGACCTCAACGAAGCGACCATTGCGCTGCAAGAGGCGACCGCAACCGCCAATCAGGCGTCGGCTGACGCGGACGCCGCCGAGGCTGCCTTCGAGGAAGGCAAGCAGCAGATCGCCTCCGTCGCACAGGCTGCCTACCGTAACGGTGGTGGCACGCTCGACGCGCTCGCCCCCTACCTCGACTCCGACGGACTGCGTAGCGTCGAGACCAAGCAGGCTGGCATCAGCTCCTTCTCCTCCTCTGCCGAGGCGAAGATGCAGAACGTTACTGCACTCGAGCAGGTCGCCAAGGTGACCCGCGACGCCGCGAACACCGCGCTCGCCAACCAGAAGGCTGCCACGGACGAGGTTCAGAGGCGCACCGACGCCGCCAACCAGGCCGCGACCGCCGCCCAGAACGAGGCCGCGATCGTCGCCGCCCAGCGTGGCGCCTACGTGCAGGAACTGGCCACCAAGCAGAACACGACCGTCGACCTCATCAACCAGCGTGAGGCCGCCCTCGAAGCCGAGCGTCAGGAAGCCGCGCGCGTCGCCGCCGAGCAGGCAGCCGCCGCTGCTGAAGCCCAGCGTCAGGCCGATGCTGCCGCAGCCGCCGAACGCCAGGCCGCCGCCGATACTGCCGCCCAGGCCTCGTCCTCCTACGACGATGACGATGACTCCTCGTACTCGGCACCCTCCTACTCCGCGCCCTCCTACTCCTACGAGGAGCCCTCGTACTCGGCGCCCTCCTACTCGGGTGGCGGCGCTGACACGGCCATTGCGACCGCGAAGAGCTACCTCGGCGTGCCCTACGTGTGGGGCGGCGAATCCTACGGCGGCGTGGACTGCTCCGGCCTGACCATGCTCGCCTGGGAGAGCGCCGGCGTCGACCTGCCGCACCTCTCCCGCGCTCAGTACAGCTACGGCACGCACGTGCCGATCGGCTCCATGGAGGCCGGCGACCTGATCTTCTGGTCCTCCAACGGCACCCAGTCCGGCATCTACCACGTCGCCATCTACCTGGGCGGCGGCCAGATGATCGAGGCCCCCACCTTCGGCGTGCCCGTGCGCATCACCGGCATCTACAGCTGGGGCTCGATCATGCCCTACGCCGTGAGGCTCTGA
- a CDS encoding O-acetylhomoserine aminocarboxypropyltransferase/cysteine synthase family protein: MTANDWSFETKQIHAGYNLDPATGATALPIYQTSSYAFEDTAQAASRFALQELGPIYTRLTNPTTDGVAARIAALEGGVGGLLVSSGQSATALSILALAVAGNNVVASPSLYGGSVTLLKNTLGRLGIETRFVADPLDPEAWRALADDKTVAFYGETIPNPQGDILDIEPIATVAHEVGVPLIVDNTVATPYLVRPIEWGADIVVHSATKYLGGHGTSIAGAIVDSGNFDFASQPERFPLYNTPDESYHGLVYARDLGVGGALGANLAFLLRIQTLINRDLGAVTSPFNAFLISQGIETLSLRIERHVSNALAVARFLEAHPDVESVNYAGLESSPYYELGKKYAPLGTGGLLSFVIKGGYEAGRAFADGVQLLPVVANIGDAKSLVIHPASTTHSQLTEEELVKAGVAPGTVRLSIGLENIKDILADLELGFDAARAATA, encoded by the coding sequence ATGACCGCCAACGACTGGTCCTTCGAAACCAAGCAGATTCACGCCGGATACAACCTCGACCCCGCCACCGGCGCGACCGCACTGCCCATCTACCAGACCTCCTCCTACGCCTTTGAAGACACCGCGCAGGCAGCGAGCCGCTTCGCCCTGCAGGAGCTGGGCCCCATCTACACGCGCCTGACCAACCCGACGACCGACGGCGTCGCCGCCCGCATCGCGGCCCTCGAGGGCGGCGTCGGCGGCCTCCTCGTTTCCTCCGGTCAGTCCGCGACCGCCCTGTCGATCCTCGCCCTGGCCGTCGCCGGCAACAACGTGGTCGCCTCCCCCTCCCTGTACGGCGGCAGCGTCACCCTCCTGAAGAACACGCTGGGACGCCTGGGCATCGAGACCCGCTTCGTCGCGGACCCCCTCGACCCCGAGGCCTGGCGCGCGCTCGCCGACGACAAGACGGTCGCCTTCTACGGCGAGACCATCCCCAACCCGCAGGGAGACATCCTCGACATCGAGCCGATCGCAACGGTCGCCCACGAGGTCGGCGTGCCCCTCATCGTCGACAACACGGTCGCCACCCCCTACCTGGTCCGCCCGATCGAGTGGGGCGCCGACATCGTCGTCCACTCGGCCACCAAGTACCTGGGCGGACACGGAACCTCGATCGCGGGCGCGATCGTCGACTCGGGCAACTTCGACTTCGCCTCCCAGCCCGAGCGCTTCCCCCTGTACAACACGCCGGATGAGTCCTACCACGGCCTCGTCTACGCCCGCGACCTGGGCGTGGGCGGCGCGCTGGGCGCGAACCTGGCGTTCCTGCTGCGCATCCAGACGCTCATCAACCGCGACCTGGGCGCCGTCACCTCCCCCTTCAACGCGTTCCTGATTTCGCAGGGCATCGAGACACTGTCCCTGCGCATCGAGCGCCACGTGTCCAACGCGCTGGCGGTCGCCCGCTTCCTCGAGGCACACCCGGACGTCGAGTCCGTCAACTACGCGGGCCTGGAGTCCTCCCCCTACTACGAGCTGGGCAAGAAGTACGCGCCGCTGGGCACGGGTGGCCTTCTCTCCTTCGTCATCAAGGGCGGGTACGAGGCCGGCAGGGCTTTCGCGGATGGCGTGCAGCTCCTGCCCGTGGTCGCCAACATCGGCGACGCGAAGTCCCTCGTCATCCACCCGGCCTCGACGACGCACTCGCAGCTGACCGAGGAGGAGCTGGTCAAGGCCGGCGTCGCGCCCGGCACTGTGCGCCTGTCGATCGGCCTGGAGAACATCAAGGACATCCTCGCCGACCTGGAGCTCGGCTTCGACGCGGCCCGCGCGGCCACGGCCTAA